TATCGGGTGTAGCTGATGTTGTTGAATTCCGACGCCTGAACACCTCTTTACCTAAGGATAAATCAAACAGTGATATGCCGCCGGGCGTTGCTTTGTCTGGAATCAACGGGTTTTGGGAACCGTTCCCTGTAGAATACAAGAGGGGCAAATTAAAACACGAAAAAAGCTATGAAATCCAACTCTGTGCACAAGCATTATGCATTGAAGAAATGCTGCATGTTCGAGTTATTGGTGGTGCTATCTTTTACGGGAAGTCCATGCGGAGACATGATGTTATTTTTACTGAAGGACTGCGGCAGGAAACAGAAGCTGCTGCAAAACGCATGCATAACCTGATTGATTCAGGGCAGACGCCGAAACCTGTCTATGGAAAGAAATGTGATAGCTGTTCGCTCGTTGATGAGTGCCTGCCTAAGACAATAGCAAAACATAAGTCGGTAAGGCGTTATTTATCGGTTGTTATGAAGGAAACATGAAAAAACATCTTAATACTCTTTTTGTCACTACCCAGGGCGCTTATCTTTCGAAGGAAGGCGATACAATAGTTGTAAAAATAGAAGGTGAAACACGGCTTCAGCTTC
This genomic stretch from Pseudomonadota bacterium harbors:
- the cas4 gene encoding CRISPR-associated protein Cas4 is translated as MTEGCDQQGFSQDDLIPVSSVADLVYCERRAALHFLEGTWEENQFTAEGHILHEKTHEADYEMRKDIRIVRGLRLRSLKLGLSGVADVVEFRRLNTSLPKDKSNSDMPPGVALSGINGFWEPFPVEYKRGKLKHEKSYEIQLCAQALCIEEMLHVRVIGGAIFYGKSMRRHDVIFTEGLRQETEAAAKRMHNLIDSGQTPKPVYGKKCDSCSLVDECLPKTIAKHKSVRRYLSVVMKET